The Penaeus monodon isolate SGIC_2016 chromosome 8, NSTDA_Pmon_1, whole genome shotgun sequence sequence CCTCCTTCCTTGACCTCTTTGTGCCCTGTTTGCCTGATTTTGCTGAACAGGCTTAATGTCCACAGTCTTGATGGTTGTCAAATTTGGATTGGCATTTGCTGCAGGCATGGAGAGTCGACTAGATATAGGGCCTTTCTTAGCCATACCTCCTCTCTGTCTGTTCACTGCATTGTTGAGCTTTTTCcactgaaaatacaaaaaaggtattataaatgtattaatttctatattatatatatttttaatctatatggtCTTCCATCCACAAAATAGATAACACTAAAATACTTTAAGTTACCAAATACAACCACATGATACCTTTACTATAATGAAAAATCACCTAGTACTGAATTAATATTGAAATGGTTACACATAAtccatgaaaataaatatcaaagatTTGTGAGACCATGAAAAAATGTATCTACTTACTGCAACAGACTGTTGGTTGCTCATTTTTGGCTGATTTATTCTCATGTGTTTGGGTGGCGAGTTGTTCATTGGTTCCCCATCAGAACGTCTCTTAAGAGATGACCTCAAGTCATTTTCAATTTGTGCCTGATTGACTAGCTGTGATAGTATTGCACCAGCTCCACATGGCACGACTGCAGCGCtccactgaaaaacaaaaaattaataaaggattGTCACAAAATGTCTCTTAATAAACACTTTATATCTagcacatatgatatattatgctgAATGAGCACAAATATTTTGATTGTGATAAGATATtactaataaatcaataaaacacaATTTATATAAACCAATATGACATCAATTTTTAAACAAATGGGAACAGCCAAGGAAAAGCTAAAACGAATTTCCAACTCCAGCTACCATTTGCATTGAGTAGAAAATCAACCCGGTATGACACTgcagcctatttgtttttggatcATACTACATAATCTCCTGGCaaatacacatttttcttttttgtaacttACTCTTACTTTTCCTACCAACTACCAGtaaatttttttgacttttgcaAACATACACTGTGCAGATGTTATTCCCCAGGacaatcattacaataattttcaataacctAGGTGAAATAAACGGGCTTAAATTCTCCTTTTAGACACACTGTTTACAAAATTTGGGTAAATGTGTTTCCTGTTATTCTAATTTTTGCTAACAGTACATGACACCGGATGATGGCTCAGTATACTAATTGTACTTACTGTAGTACAATTAGGGTGATTATATACAAACTGCTGTGTTTTTCCCCCTGATATTGTCATAATCCAGTAAAACATAACTCTACTAAAGATCCTTTCCTAATGCATGCCCTAAACACAAGGTGTCATTGAATAAGAATGCATTTCTCCTACATCACTTATAAAAAAACTACTGTTTCACTGACTCAATATCACAATTCCAAAAGAATAGAACTTTACTGTGATAGCTAGTTTTTAAGACTTTGATAAGTAGTTTGGGAGGTTTGATGAGTACAAGTTGGgtgaaaatatagaaattatgccCAACAGGATATAATTAGCACACCTTTGACCCTGTTCATCAAGCTGTTGCTTCTCAATTATGACATATAATGAAACAGTTGAACTCCAGTGTGGTGAtaatttgtttataataattgtattagcccaaacaataattataatgtgatTCCAGCAGTATGCTAAAACAAATAGGGTTGATAGGTCAATATATTATTAAActctatttaattttttcatatttatcttttaacCTATTAGATCTGGTTGTGTTATGCCAATCAAACCACTAAAAATCCAGGCAATAGGCCTACATGAGTGGCCATTCTGCTGGGTGGCTGCTTGTAGGCCGGGCGCACGTGAACGTGTGTGCAATGACACGACTCTATGCCTCCTATTTGCAGAGTTATTTACTTTttggccattttccaatgtccatatttgccatttgatttgtATTATTCAGATGGTAATAGTTGTTTACTTTACACAGACTCCAATTATCTATCTTGGTAGTCTACAACTcaatgcaagaaaaataaaactatgtaaCTATGTCATATgtgtcatttaaattttttaaaagaaatattcaattttctgtaatacaacctgcatcACCAACAACGATGAGCATGGAAATGGTGTCCTCCATGGAGCCAGCACTCTTCCAGCCACTGTTCACGGACATTTCATTCCACACTCATACAtcgatgggaataatgcaaaattgcCAAAGAGTAAAATAAACCTTGTGGTGAATCTTTTCCATTATCCCAGCCTTCAACCGAAACCCTCATGACGGCCGGTTCGCGTCACCTATCCTACAGCCACATTTTCCTGTGACAGCATATTAACATCACCTGCCCCTTGACccagattttttcatgatattATGGTCAATTTTCCCAGATCCAAAGGGTTAATCAAtctattcatcattttcttttagcATGGCTAGTCAACACCAAGCTCTTTACTCACAGAATACTGGCTCTAAGAATACTTGAATTTAGCAAATTAACAGACTTCTTTCTTTAAAGTAAATTTTACTATCTCAAGAAATGCATTTGATATTAACCTCTTCCAGCCGGGCATACCTACAGCCATCATGAAAAAACAACACATCATGATGGGTACGGCTATAGGTGTCAAGACGCGCTAGACCGAGTTGAGCGGGAAGTTCTGCTACGCATAGTGGACTCCCCAGATAAATGGCTAGACAGTTGCCAGAAGTCATCGGAAGGAGCGACACCCAGAGATTTCTGGTACGATCATTGTAGGGTTAAATCTGTCATTTTAGATACCTTATTCATATCAAAGTCAATCAAAACTATCAAAATTACCAGAACCTCAACATTCAGTATCCTTTCTCCTTTGGCCTTAGTAATTCTTAAGTTATGACAAGTAAGAGGAAGTTGGAAATTCATTTTTGTGAATATAACTTGAAAATGGTGATTATGTACACAACAAAGATTTGCATTCCAGTACAGCTTGAAAGTTTGTGATTATCTGCATTCATCTTCAGTTTAAGATCAAGTAAATATAGAGTATAATTAGACTCAAGTAGTTACAAAAGTACTTAAACCAAATTTTCCTCCATCATCAAGTTAATTCACAATCACTTACTTCTAATTATTAATTACTAAAAACAAAACCTATTCAGTGAACTAACCAAACCTACATTTCCCAGCGGAAGACGCGGGAACCCTCCAACATTAGGGGGATTGCCCAAGAGAGCATTAGGCCTGTCTGGCATCCCCCCAGGTAACGATACCAGCGGCAGCTGTGGACGACCCATGTTAGGAGGGCCACCCCTTTGCATCTGCATGTTGGGAACACCCTGTCGTATGCCTGGTCGCATCTGGGGATTCATTAACAGGGGTGGACGCTCCCAAGGTTGGATCTGAGAAGATATGCACAAGGTTACAAATGATAATTGCATACAAAAGTTgtactaaatacatatatggtatttatttaccaatttttttggtgtttcagaaagtgacagatatatatttcaaaacagtCCTACCTCTTATCTGAAAAAGACTGAAAAACTGAATGTTCAATCCAAAGACTATGAgtaaagagatgagaaaaaagggtATACTATTCTTGCTTTCACCTGGAATCTAGGGCCTCCCCATGCACTATTTCCTGGTTGCGACATCAAGCCTCTGGGTCCGCCTCTGTGCCCACCTCGATGTCCACCTCTTGGTCCCCCTCTTTGCCATCCCCCCATTTGGCCACCTCGTCCCCCGCCTCGTCCTCTGTCTCGGCCACAGCCCCGAAAGCCACCACGTCCTCGAGAATGGTCCATGACATCTGTCTTCTCCACTTTCACTTTGTCTGAATCAAGTACAATGTCATACATATTACTGTGCTTTCACTGTTATACATACAGATTGATAtacactaaataaataataattcatgtacaactgaaaaaaatataaaatataaatatcaaaaaataattctTCTCTTACTAACCTAGAGAATCTGGAATGGTTCGCTCCACAGTTGTATTTGACAGTGATATCTTGGATCTTTCACTCTTGAAACGGTCAcgactccttccttcctcatcttcctcctcctcctcttcttcttcttcctcctcttcttctaaaaTGTTTTGGGTTTCTATGTTAAGGGACTCATCATCTATAACAGCAGAAAAATATACATTGCATGAGAAATATGCTCTAAAGAAATGCTCTAAAGGAAGTAGCATTTGCATTTTTGACAGTATGTCCTTCAAATTCCAAATTATTTAAATTGACCATGTTGgcacattattactatcatggggaaaacacaacacaacatcctCTGCATCAAAACTATGTATCATAATTAGAACAAAGAGTACTGTTAACCTCAACTTTATATCAATCAAAGTATTAACCAACTTTGAAGTCATCTCACaagttaataaagataatgttctGTTACAAACTCTGACTGCAATACTATGTACTACTTACTCAtggaattatcattatagttatcctcAATATCCCTTTCATATACAGCATCTGATGTCTGTAATGAATGAACATTAGAGGAGTGAGACATGCCCATCTGACCATCATCGTCCTCAAACTCATCCTCCACGCGTAACTCAATTATATCTTCTTCAACCTggagaaacaagaataa is a genomic window containing:
- the LOC119576375 gene encoding RNA-binding protein 33-like isoform X1 — its product is MAELEDELIGEDLDYEYDLDEEEEEALLAGETQEVEEDIIELRVEDEFEDDDGQMGMSHSSNVHSLQTSDAVYERDIEDNYNDNSMNDESLNIETQNILEEEEEEEEEEEEEDEEGRSRDRFKSERSKISLSNTTVERTIPDSLDKVKVEKTDVMDHSRGRGGFRGCGRDRGRGGGRGGQMGGWQRGGPRGGHRGGHRGGPRGLMSQPGNSAWGGPRFQIQPWERPPLLMNPQMRPGIRQGVPNMQMQRGGPPNMGRPQLPLVSLPGGMPDRPNALLGNPPNVGGFPRLPLGNVGLWSAAVVPCGAGAILSQLVNQAQIENDLRSSLKRRSDGEPMNNSPPKHMRINQPKMSNQQSVAWKKLNNAVNRQRGGMAKKGPISSRLSMPAANANPNLTTIKTVDIKPVQQNQANRAQRGQGRREPNAQNQNEGNKQSEKGASEAEKGKEAGDQEQKVCVEHCLNPMLTGREFTGRESFGGILTVIYTSCWVVCTGEVSAHYSFFFLYVHV
- the LOC119576375 gene encoding RNA-binding protein 33-like isoform X2, giving the protein MAELEDELIGEDLDYEYDLDEEEEEALLAGETQEVEEDIIELRVEDEFEDDDGQMGMSHSSNVHSLQTSDAVYERDIEDNYNDNSMNDESLNIETQNILEEEEEEEEEEEEEDEEGRSRDRFKSERSKISLSNTTVERTIPDSLDKVKVEKTDVMDHSRGRGGFRGCGRDRGRGGGRGGQMGGWQRGGPRGGHRGGHRGGPRGLMSQPGNSAWGGPRFQIQPWERPPLLMNPQMRPGIRQGVPNMQMQRGGPPNMGRPQLPLVSLPGGMPDRPNALLGNPPNVGGFPRLPLGNWSAAVVPCGAGAILSQLVNQAQIENDLRSSLKRRSDGEPMNNSPPKHMRINQPKMSNQQSVAWKKLNNAVNRQRGGMAKKGPISSRLSMPAANANPNLTTIKTVDIKPVQQNQANRAQRGQGRREPNAQNQNEGNKQSEKGASEAEKGKEAGDQEQKVCVEHCLNPMLTGREFTGRESFGGILTVIYTSCWVVCTGEVSAHYSFFFLYVHV